The genomic region TGCAGTAAATCAAAGTTTTCTGCCAAAACGATCCGAGTGTACTCTCGAgcgctcttttttttccttccttcaccGGAGGCGATGAGCCAAATTACGAAAGTTTTTCATAGCATCCTCCCCCGCACCTTCCCACCCACTTCGAACCCGTGACTTCAAATttataaattgaacaaaaaatttaccccCGGCTTAAAACCATCCATCTCGGGGAGGCCATCTGCATAAAAATGGTCATCGagcgggaaaaaaaaatcgaacggTTAATTATGTGTGCCATCTCCGACACTCTCTCCCCCTGGTCCCCCTCTCCTCCCTCGGGGGAGCAATTTATGTAACACCGAagccgttttatttatttgcgcaTGCAAAATCAACCAAATCAAGCGGGGCAggagacattttttttttgaaagctTCCCTTATTTTTCGGTGTGTTTGCGGACAACAATAAACCCGATAGATTTTCGTGGGTCAGATATTTAGCCACACAATATTCACGCTGTAAAAGGTTGGCGGGGGTGTTTTATGTCATTCCGCATCATTTATTTTGgccaaacaaaatgtttccgGTGAGCGGGTAAGCTCGTGTCGTTGTaggcaaaacgaaaagaaaaaaaaaaactaaaacccaCTCAAAACTCCACGAAAGATGAGCTTTAGGACGGAATAAATTTGGTAGAAAGTTGCCAAAAGCTGCCGTCGTCATCCCTTATCAGCGCAACCGGGGTTTTGTCTAGCCGTATGTAAATGCACGGAGTGGGTGAGGATCGCGATCCAAGGATCGATTAATGCGACCCGGGGGCGGAGGACGGGCTCGAAACTGTCTGCCTAATTAATCGATCCGCCCGATTCCACGTAAAGCGCGTAAGCCGACGATGATGCGCACCATCGGGTCCGGCGTCTCGTAACGTCTGCGGTAACGGGGAGGAATTTGGAATGCTAGGCTCCGCTGGGATGGCAACTTTCTCCCACAGGAGGAaggcgaataaaaaaaaaaaaaacaccacatgaaacaatcaaactCCCTGAAGAAGTTAAACAACCCCGTAATGACcgttcggtttcgtttcgacGGCGCGCATCTTCCTTCGATCGCGCGTCTCGACTCTTGAGCgttacttttacttttacgTTCACGGGTGGGTGTGAAgagatgggaaagaaaacaacaaaacgtgATAGAAAATACGGCGACCAGCTCCGGCAAGCTCAAGCCAATCCAACTGCCCGTTTTCCGGCGATGAGACAAAATTTGTCACGCAAAACTCAAACTAGGCGCGCTTTAAACCGTCACACCAAAACAGCCGACGTTAATCTTTTTCAACTGCATAACCGCGATGACCAACACTCGTTCCCGGAACGTAAAAGTGCGCACTGCACGGCATTTTCGAAAGGACAAAACGCGGAGAAAAATGACACTCCACATGATTATCAAACATAATACGGAAACGATCATCGGATTCGGATGGATGCGGGCAACGAAACGCAATGGATCTTCTTCTCCATACCGCGAGAAGATGTCGCGTTTTCATGTTTGGTTCGGCTAGTGCACCAAACATACCATCGGGAGTGCAAAGTGAAGGGCAGCAATTCGGCGTTTAACGTCCATGAGCAACACACGCGCGGCGGCGAATGTGAAGCGAAAGGTTGCCGACTTTCCCAGCTGCAAACGAAACGCACTTTGATTGATGGTGCGGGGTATTAAAACATGTGTGAGATGAACTTACAAACGCAACATTGCGTTGCACAAAGTAatgggaaaatgttaaaaatctaAACGAAAGAACTATAAATAGCTaccgaatgaaaaatgaaatgtaagAAACTTCGTAGATGCAACTTAAATTATTTAGAGGACGCAAACAATATTACAACAACTGAAAAGTGTTGATAGACTTactttaaaatgaaagaacCGAACTCAATATAATAGAAACGTTATCAAAAACGAAGTTTATGTCTAACATGGTTTAAAAGTTATCGTGATTACCAAAAAGGCATCTAATAGAAAGGAAAATGGATTGGATCTTAGTGCAAAACTAAAACCAGATATAGAAAGCGAAAGTAATGCCTCAACAGAGAGGAAAAGTAGAACCACTCAATAAAAGAACATATCTTacataacataaaaatacgaaatggaacagaaaaagagttttttataattataggtgagaaaaaataaaatattatcttAATTTAAGATGTagtaaaggaagaaaaaacacaaaatacagAAGTTTGGATGATTAAAGCGCACATGGCTATGGATGATatatttacaaattaaaatgtttgatccCGATCATttggaaacacaaaaaatatctTTTATTGGGTGAATGGACTCAAAATTTATTACCGTTTATAGTTTTCtcttgaatttttatttctgtcaCGGTGCTCGTTCTCCTCCGTGAGGAGATTTACTACCCTACCTATTTACTACGTAAGAATGGTTTCTCCGTGTCGGGCGTCAAGGAATGGCAAGAAATATATGATTTGACATCCGTGGGGACGTGCTGGGCATCGCAAACGTTGCCATAAACCGGCGGCAAAACACCAGAAGTCTAGAAAACCAGGAACCCAACCGCCTTCGCGGTGCAGAAAAAATGTCACGTGTGCGCTGCAAATTCCACCTTTTCGCGTACATCCGTGACCGGCTGAGCGAAAGTTTACCGGAGGACGACATGTGCATCGGCAAGTCGCCGTTAAAGGGGGACACCTCGGAAGATCTTTCCATCCGGATTCCGCCCGCTCTAGCACCACTGtgcaatatattttcaaatgtcACATTGAAGAGAAGGCTTGCAAAAGCTTCTTCCCCCTTTTTCGGTGCATCTGTTTGATACATATCGCGCGCAGCGAAAGGCAACGGGACAGAAACGAATGCATGCAACAGTGTATGTGCACCCCCCCGTTCCGGATAGAAAAGGAAAGTTCCCGTCCGAAAAAGTGTGGGAAAAAATAACGCCAtccggaaaagaaaatcgatgGCAGCAAACGTCCGTCTTGCACGGTTCATCGGTAACACACGCCAAGGTTATTTTTCTGGTCCGCattccggtggaaaatcgaattCGAATTCAATTAATGCGATTTTCTCTCTAACACGCCCCCACCTTCCCCCCCACCTTCACGACGAACGCCCGCGAAGCCACGGAGCAAATTCGAAGATTGGCGTTTTTTGGAATCGCTTTAATGAGCCTCATCACTTTGCATCTTCATGgtcaattttgaaaaatgccAAAAAATCGTACCGCATGAaattatggaaaacaaaaaggccacaaactccccctccctccccccgggCCAGTCAACAAACGAACGAGCGGCATAATTAATGACATCAACGCCCGTGTtcgacggacggacggacaaaCTGATGAAGATGGCACCGGGACGCGTCTAAAAACAaggtaaaagaaataaacgcAGAAGGAGAAACGCCATCGTCGTGTGAAATATCGTGTTGTCTTCCGCCTTTTTTGGTGGAGTTTGGAGACGGTGAGATGTCTTCtccgttttttccttcttctcccGTTGTGATATCACCCATAAACTTTTACTAACCGAAGCCCGATAGCGCCGCTGATCGGTCGGTAATCGGTTTTCGGATTACGTCGATCGCGCCTTTTTCCATCCAAATGAGCTGTCATCGGCAGCATCGTTTTATGTCATTTTCAAATTGATAGGCGGAAAGCtgcggaaacaaaaaaaaaaatcacaaccaAAACTGGATGCTTTACTGGATTTCTGCTGAACGCTTCATcgttgaagtttttatttcgtttcccAAATGCACAAGGAAAGTTAGTGGTTAAGTTTACTTGTTGCCAATTTTATGACTGATAATTGGCTAAACACTACTACTTTACACTCTAATTCTCGTGGgaaattttttagttttattttgcaaaataaaacccgATGGCAAATGTCAATAAAACGTTCGCAAGGCGTTATAGCACACTTTTACTCGTTTAATAATTACAATCGTTCGTGTTTCGTGCAATGAGCGATTGGATTTTCTTCCATCCCCACGCTGTTGGGTGCTTTGGATGGGTTTTCCGCTTTGCTACTCCATTCAATTCCACTCAATGATGGCGGTAATTGAAGGAAAACGATAACTTATTATGTGATCGAGGCGAGCTTTGAACAGTGGATTATTTAAGCAATGAAAAAGTAGTGGAACGTCAATTAtatatagttttatttaatgaaatggtatttattttaaaaacgaaacgataatGTCTGTATTTGATTAAACAAACTCATTCCATTccctgtttatttttatttgcaaataAAACCGATGAATGCAAAATCAGAACAACTTTGGCATCTCGCAAACACGAACAGCTTCATTTTCTCGACGTTATTGAAGAGGgtttttttgtcgttgttgACCCAAATGGAAATATTAGCATAGCATAGAAAGCCCCCAAAAGGAACCCCAAAGCGTCGATACACATCACCGCCCATATTAGGCtcaatgaaaatattaaaaccccCTAATGCGTTCGAAACCAAAGGCCTCCGATGGAGGCGGGGGCTAGATTAATGGAAGGTTTAATATCCGACCTGCCGGTAGCTATATTTACTCTCCCACGACCTTGTCCCTTTCTGTTGGGAGCCGGCTGAGATGTGAACCTGCTCATGGAAACGTTCGTTTCTTActtttttccaccgaccgtTAATGACACTCTAGGAAAGTAATTTAAACTATCAAATGTTTGGTCGTcagaaattgatttaaattcacgtgtgcttgtgttttttttttactttcgtgCTTCTTCTAGGGCTTCGGTGTGCAATTGCGTCGAGTTCAGCTCGGAAAGGTCATCgggtaatttttatttcaccctCAGTCAGTCTCATCGTGAGAAAATTGATGCGTTTTGGAGGTCCAGAGGTCAGTTCAAATTGTCCCCCAAACATGGTGAGACAAGGAAAAATAGGGGGAAAAATCCGTTCAAATTTGGTTCCACACAAGTGGATCATGGAATTGGAGAAGAAGGGCACAATTTTCGGAAGATACCCAAAAAAACACCCCAAGAAGCGAACCATGGAAAATGGTCGACAATGGAAGGTATAATTTGGTGATCTATGGCAAACGAGCGGCTGATCCGCTCATATTTGCATGCTAATAATACTTCTGCCGAAACCGAGCGCTTCGCAATACCGCccatcaattttcatttcgtttgtcttgtttttcggttgcttgaagcaaaaggaaggaaaataccTTGTATGGAAAAGAGTAAACATAAAAAGCCGTAAACCAGAGACACAACTAATAAAAAAGAGGAACCATTCAATTAACCTAAAGAAACGGAGAGCATCTCAAAGCGGTGCAAACAAACAGATCaacggaacaaacaaacaatgtaCCATTGAAGTGCACTGAACAACGTTTTCCCCACAGCGGAACGCGGAAGAAAATGATCGCATGCTTATTTTGTACAAAATGTCTTCGCAATCTGCCCCGCCCAACCCGGGAGATGGGgtgtttttccatccaaaaaaaaaaggaaaacacgctGCCGCGAGGAAAATAAACCATCCTCCCGCTGCGCCGGCTGACAAACGAAAATTTATGATTCCCTCCCCCGTTCCCCGTTGGTGGGTCcccgtgtgtgtgagtgtgtttgtcaCGCCATTTCTATAAATTCCCATCAACGATATAACTTTCAATCTCATCACATAATTACGTGCGATCATTGTTTTGGTCGCTTCGCATTTCTCCATTTCATTGGCGTATTCTTTTTCGGCGTTCGAAACCGCAAACCGCGCGCGCCAGAAGACGACATAACCTTTGACTCGGCTTTCGTGTCCCGGGTGAACGAAGCTAATCGTTTTTTCTCTGCTCGCAAGCTcctgaacgaaacaaaaccttTTTGGCATCCCGCCCTACGAGGAATGCATGTGTCGTGAGCGTTTGTTGTCATCTAAGGCTTCATTCACATTATTTTCCGATTCGATGGAAAGTGTCGGCCGGAGAGCGTGTTATAACACTAGCCATGCTTGCGTTTGATTGGGCCGTGGGAAAAAGTGGACATCGAAGTGAGGAAAATGATTTTATGCCATGTTTTCATTCATGGCGTAAGTAAGAATGAAACAAGCACTCAAAAGTGGATAATGGAATaactcaaaaaaaaaggaaaaggatacTGAGCATTAGAAACGATCAcccaataattttttaaagtagTACCACTTGAAAAAACACagtttaatgtttcaaagtttttgaaaatataaaaaaacaagcactCAAAAGTGGATAGTGGCATAAGTAAAAAAAGAGTAACTGATACTGAGCATTAGAAACGAACATTCaataatttttgaaaagaatTCCACATGAAGAAACAAAGTTCAACCTTTCAAAGTTTTTgataatataaaaatacaagcactcaaaagtgaaaagtgaataagtaaaaaaaagaaaataatactgAGCATTAGAAACGAACATTCAATAGAGTATGAAAATAATTCCACATGAAGAAACGAAGTACAATGTTacaacatttttgaaaataataccaCACGAAGAAACAAAGCACAATCTATTCATTTGTGTTTTAAACTGTGCTTTGAAAACCGATCTGTTTcattaaattacaaaataaaaattaaatgcttTCAAATGGATTGTATCAAATTCCACTGCGGATGAGTAATATCTACAATTTACGAAACCGGGCTACCAGCGAAGCGAGTGAATTGAAATGTGCACATCAAAAATCGAATTATCATCTTCTCGCCGGCTGCTCGGGGATGCAATAAATCATTTCGCGCAAATAATCACAGCCCTCGTCGGGGCGGACTTGAGGTGCTGGCAGTCGgttgcattttatttcctcACCTCAGCCCAGAAAATGCTGCACATAAATCGAGAGACGGCGTGTGTTGTCTGCTTTGCAGTTGGAAACGCATCAAACGTTGACGAAGAAACGCTTATGGCGCCCGTCAATCGCTTTTGTggaaggtgatgatggtgacggAACGACGGTATCAATTTGCAGATTTTACTCCGCGCTACCGGCAGGGAGGGCATTCCTGCGAGCGGAGAAAGGGAGCGGTGTGGCGAGCGGTTTGGCTTCTTCTGCCCAATTCCGTAACCCGATGAGATAGTTATTATTGTTAtgccgggtggaaaaataaaggcCCGCGCCCGATTGCCTCGTTGGGCCGCTCCGCCAAGGGTGCCAATTATGTAATTTAGCCCTTTTTCCTACTGgcgaaaaggggaaaaggcGATAGACGGCGTTCGGTATCACCCGGGGATAGGAGGTCCCGAACGCGGGGTTGGGGGAGCCGACGGTTGGTAGCGTGTGGCAAATCAGGTAGATAAGCgttatgaaattaaatttatgctTCTGTGCGAAATtaaagttttagtttttccttcttttccactCGTTTGTTCTGGGAAATCGAAGAGAAAGAAGTTTTGGGGAAAAACCAGGGGCCAACATAAAaaggtagttttatttttaggttGAATTTCGGTGATGAGGTTTTatgactaaaaaaaaaattatattaatcGGCCtacaattttatcaattttcaatacatggttggtttcttccaatttaaaaatagcGCTGTTAAAACCAATAACAAGATTGAACAAGAACAAAACGCTTTAAGATAAGAGTTTATTGGGTGATAAAATGCTTTAAGATAAGAGTTTATTGTAGGTGATTTGATATTTTACAAGAATAAACTTATCGAAGAAGATTTCATGTTTTCCTTGAATTTACATAACTTCGTTTTTCCTATCGGAATTattacgaacgaaaaaagataATAACTCTTCTATAAGTTTTACGACTTAGCTTAGTGTTTTTCATTACCTTCTTTTGCTTATCGCTGTTCAAAAGAACTGTTTTGTTGATCTTTCGAATCGAATATTTTGCCTATCAGCGCTTTTGCTCACGAATATTAACATtaatgacagcaaaactgataTTTTCACGTGATTTTCAGCATTTTTCGCTTTCTGAACCTAGCTTTACAGCTGAGAATCCAGATTAGTTATGAACATATAAGAATTTAACAgcttttttacattattttttatctatttggttgttttatgtttgtttataaaacaTGACAAGAGTGTCTTTGATTTAATCACAAACTCAAGAAATGACCAACTACTCATCATATAAAATTCGGAAAGAAAGTGAGTTATCTGTACTGAACAAGATTTATTTTGCAACTTGTACCACGGATTTTATAACCTTTTTCCCGAAATTTTTCTCTTGCTCATGCTCTTTCGTTTACTGTATTTTGAATGGGAAACATCCACCATATTTTATGAAATGGAACACGTCATAGAAAAAGTTGTATTTCTAATGTTCAGTTTCTGTTAGCATTTACCTACTTCTAGCAGCTCACCTTCaaatactaaaaaatatatatatgcgCTCTCAATTTCACGGCAAAACATTTCACACACCGTACCGTCCCGGGTCGACGGCGCAGCCGAGACTTAATCTTGCCGGTGAAGTCATTGCGCAACACCCTCCGGAATGGGAGGGATGCACCCGCTCGCTGGGAGATGCGCGCCgctattgttttctttaagtCCCCAAAACGATGCTCGACCGACTCTCTAGCTTCGACCGACTCCACTATCCCTTTCTATCGTTCTCTACGCCAGAAACTCACTTTCGCTCGCTTGAACCGCCGAGGAATCTatgccaaccaaccaaccaaccaaccaaccatgaAAACACCACGCAGTTCGTCTGTGAACCTGCTTGCTGGAACACAGAGACAGACAGGCTTCTGCACCCGGCCTCAGTTTAAGACGTCTGCGTTCCAGCAGGGCGGACGGACGCGTTACGCGTTGAGGCGTGAAATCTTCGAACGCATTCTTGTACGAGGAGGGGTTTTTTCTCTACCCTCCCTTAAAAAGCCGGCACATCCAAGCGATACCGAAAGCTTATGTTAGCGTGCAGGCATGCGATGGTGGTGTGTTGGCGGCCGAAAAAGTTACAAATAACGTTCACGTATTCAATCGACATGCTTGGGTACTCGAGAGGGAGGGTTGGATTGTCTTTGAAACCTTTACTTTACCTTTTCTGTCAACGCTCATGTACTAAAACTCTCATTATTCTTTCTCGTTTTAGGAAATTGCAACATATCAGCAACCTGAAACGCACCATACTCAACTTATATCTACGACGAAATCTTCCCCACGTCGCATATCTTGATGACGGAAACTTGCTGAGACAAGTTCGACATATAACGTTCGTGTAGAGAGACACATATCCACCTTTTGGATGCAATCGtaggaggagaagaagaagctgtACGCAGAAAGAGCGATGCGTACCGGTGATCGTACGTTGGATCGGAGAACGTAACACAGGATCACgggaagtttgtttttaaaaaagagcgaaggaaaggaaacacaAACATTAGAGAGAGTGGAATTGGAGAAAGGGATTCCTCGAGCAAGTTCTGTGCCAGCCAAGTGAGCTGGAACACACAGTATAAATTCCTTCAGGAAAGCACAAAACAATACACACAACGTCAAAATGGCACTCCTCGGTAGACGGAGATCTTCGTTCCTCAAACTAGCGGCCCTTGGTGCCGTGCTGTGGTTTATGGCCGTGTTTGTGCTCTACTCGGACGACGGAAGTCGGGGCGCTGTACCGAGCGGAGGTAGTGGAAGTGGGGCAGCCAGTGGTGGCGGTGCGATGGAGTATGATTCGCCACGGCGAGCCCTACCCTTGGAAGGAATCCGGAATAAGTTCAATCAGTTCATCGAGAACGCACGGCAGGACGCGAACCGACCGGAGGAACCGTTGATGCCAGCGCGTGACGTGAACTTTGTCGACCACAACGGGTTGGACGGAGCGGACGATGATAACGGGGGTGAGATGGGCGGTGCCGTTGATCCGGACATTGACGAGCCGCCGGTGGTGAAGACGGCCAAGGAGGTGCCATCGAAGCCGAGCCGAATGCAGGAACAGTCACCGATTGGAGGTGGTAAGTGTCCGTAAGCAACTAGAACTTCATATACTAAACCAATGCCTGTTCTCTTCCCAGCACTAGTACTGCCCGGTGTGATCGCACCGCCGAGCGATGGACCGGGTGAGCTCGGCAAACCAGTCATCCTACCGAAGGATCTTTCGCCCGAGGTGAAGAAGCTAGTCGACGAAGGTTGGACCAAGAACGCCTTCAACCAGTACGTGGCGGACATGATCTCGATCCGGCGATCGCTGCCGGATCCACGGGATGCCTGGTGTAAGGATCCGAATCGCTACCGGGACGACCTCCCACCGACCTCCGTCATCATCTGCTTCCACAACGAGGCGTGGTCGGTACTGCTCCGTACCGTGCACTCCGTTCTCGATCGATCGCCAGATCATCTCGTCGCGGAAGTGATCCTCGTCGACGACTTTTCCGACATGCGTAAGTGTGACAAGCAGGttgctgtttgagtcaatcttCAACTGACCTTTCGGATGTTTTCTTCCACAGCTCACACGCAGAAACAACTGGAGGAGTACTTCCTGGCCTACCCGAAGGTGAAGATCGTGCGGGCGGCCAAACGCGAGGGTCTTATTCGTGCCCGTCTGCTCGGTGCTCGACATGCAACGGCACCCGTCCTTACCTACCTCGATTCTCACTGTGAATGTACCACCGGTAAGTGCATCTATCAGTGTTCCATGTTGTTCCATAAGAGAAAGTGAAACACATGTAACGGTTCGAATATAGCTCTTTCCGAGGGAACTACGTAAACTACGATAACGAAACCCAGTCAGGCTTAATATTAAATGCTTAGTCTCTACAATCTTTGAAAGACGAGTTAGAGATGGATGTTCGCATAGCAAATAGTGTGCGTCGTGTAGTTTTTGTTCGAACAAAGGAAGTATTGTCAACTCCGAGTTCTACAGTCGGAACTAAATATCACTTGAAACCCTACGTAGAGTAAgttatttgcttttttgttgcttaTCCTGACCTTGTAGCTTGTTTGATAGAACATGCTGATACAGtgttgttgtattttgttATTCTCTACAAGTTCATTAGTTTCCCTGTTATCAATAAGAAAGATGGGTCCCTTTCAATTATCTTCGCTTCAACATCGaatcgcttttgtttttggattAAAAGAATGTTGTATGCTCATGAAACTGAAAGAATTCGTACGAATGTTTCAAAAAACGAACTCTGTGTGgtacattttaaacaaattcttAAACAATGGTACTCTTTATCCTCTAAATCCAAATCATGAATGGTTTTAACCATATGTTGTTCTTCCCTATTTCCTTCAGGCTGGCTGGAACCACTGTTGGATCGAATCGCGCGCAACTCCACGACCGTCGTCTGCCCGGTGATCGACGTGATCGACGACAACACGCTGGAGTACCACTACCGCGATTCCGGTGGCGTTAACGTTGGCGGGTTCGACTGGAACCTTCAGTTCAACTGGCACGCGGTCCCGGAGCGCGAGAAGCGAAAGCATCAGGTGAGGTTCCTCTCCTCCTACCGCTCTACGTAGTCGATGAATTAACCGAGATTTTCGGGGGTTTCTTCCCATACTCCGACAGAGTCCCGCTGAACCCGTCTGGTCGCCAACGATGGCCGGCGGTCTGTTTGCCATCGATCGGGTGTTCTTCGAGCGGCTCGGCACGTACGACTCCGGTTTCGACATCTGGGGTGGCGAGAATCTGGAGCTGTCGTTCAAGACGTGGATGTGCGGCGGCTCGTTGGAGATCATACCGTGCTCGCACGTCGGCCACATCTTCCGGAAGCGTTCACCCTACAAGGTATTAATAATTTACCAAAGGATTTGTGTGTGATTCTAAAacttttttcctgcttttgtttttagtgGCGAACCGGCGTGAATGTGATCAAGCGTAACTCGGTCCGGCTGGCGGAGGTGTGGATGGACGAGTACGCACAGTACTACTACCAGCGTATCGGCAACGATAAGGGTGACTACGGCGACGTCAC from Anopheles coustani chromosome 3, idAnoCousDA_361_x.2, whole genome shotgun sequence harbors:
- the LOC131259368 gene encoding putative polypeptide N-acetylgalactosaminyltransferase 9, which gives rise to MALLGRRRSSFLKLAALGAVLWFMAVFVLYSDDGSRGAVPSGGSGSGAASGGGAMEYDSPRRALPLEGIRNKFNQFIENARQDANRPEEPLMPARDVNFVDHNGLDGADDDNGGEMGGAVDPDIDEPPVVKTAKEVPSKPSRMQEQSPIGGALVLPGVIAPPSDGPGELGKPVILPKDLSPEVKKLVDEGWTKNAFNQYVADMISIRRSLPDPRDAWCKDPNRYRDDLPPTSVIICFHNEAWSVLLRTVHSVLDRSPDHLVAEVILVDDFSDMPHTQKQLEEYFLAYPKVKIVRAAKREGLIRARLLGARHATAPVLTYLDSHCECTTGWLEPLLDRIARNSTTVVCPVIDVIDDNTLEYHYRDSGGVNVGGFDWNLQFNWHAVPEREKRKHQSPAEPVWSPTMAGGLFAIDRVFFERLGTYDSGFDIWGGENLELSFKTWMCGGSLEIIPCSHVGHIFRKRSPYKWRTGVNVIKRNSVRLAEVWMDEYAQYYYQRIGNDKGDYGDVTSRKKLREELGCKSFRWYLDNIYPELFVPGDAVASGEVRNMGYGNRTCLDAPGGKRNLRKPVGLYPCHNQGGNQYWMLSKTGEIRRDEACLDYAGDDVVLYPCHGSRGNQYWNFSADTHLLRHGSSDRCLAINEAKNKLIMQDCNTAVEAQRWSFQNYDASKL